A window from Phalacrocorax aristotelis chromosome 5, bGulAri2.1, whole genome shotgun sequence encodes these proteins:
- the ITGB2 gene encoding integrin beta-2, whose product MSRDCCLQLLAVTWLMLTAFAMECPKIKVGTCKDCIQSGPGCAWCKKPSFTKAGEPDSIRCDTIEQLQQRGCLPEEIEFPVSSVTKTQASPLSNDIQLTPQEVHLKLRIGQPAEFEVKFRRAMGYPIDLYYLMDLSYSMLDDLEKVKKLGGELLRALESTTPSRRIGFGSFVDKTVLPFVNTHPEKLKNPCPNKDNQCQPPFAFKHILSLTDNAKKFESEVGKQFISGNLDAPEGGLDAMLQAAVCGDLIGWRNVTRLLVYATDDGFHFAGDGKLGAILTPNDGKCHLEDNMYKKSNEFDYPSVGQLVQKLAENNIQPIFAVTSKVVDIYKKLSELIPKSAVGELNEDSSNIIELIQVAYNNLSSRIILDHSTLPDILDVKYDSTCSNGKVVMDEVRGQCDDVKINHEVTFKVKVTAKKCIKRQSFTIRPLGFTDTLTIHLDSNCDCNCTKQSDPTACNGKGSIVCGICSCNLGYTGKNCECETKGKTSKELEGSCRKDNSSVICSGLGDCVCGQCICHTSDVPDKQIYGTFCECDNMNCEFHDGALCGGKERGRCDCGECKCLPEYQGSACQCKKSTEGCLNIHGNECSHRGTCHCNHCQCLGGYQPPFCQDCPGCPSPCGRYVSCVECKTFFSGPFEKNCSQACSKIQVVKELKGVSKQCREKDSQNCWISFRMVQEDGEETYTVTVNPEKECPEPPNIALIVGGTVAGVALIGLVLLMIWRLLTELFDRREYRRFEKEKSKAKWNEADNPLFKSATTTVVNPRFDGQ is encoded by the exons atgtcGCGTGactgctgcctccagctgctggcagtgACCTGGCTAATGCTGACAG CCTTTGCCATGGAGTGCCCTAAGATCAAGGTGGGGACATGCAAGGACTGTATCCAGTCTGGTCCTGGCTGCGCCTGGTGCAAGAAGCCA AGTTTCACCAAAGCTGGCGAGCCAGACTCCATCCGGTGTGACACCATcgagcagctgcagcagaggggatgCTTGCCCGAAGAGATTGAGTTTCCAGTCAGCAGTGTTACAAAGACACAGGCGAGTCCCCTAAGCAACGACATACAGCTGACTCCCCAGGAGGTGCACCTGAAACTGAGGATAG GCCAGCCTGCTGAATTTGAGGTGAAGTTTCGCCGTGCCATGGGGTACCCCATTGATCTCTACTACCTCATGGACCTCTCCTACTCCATGCTGGATGACCTGGAGAAGgtgaagaagctgggaggggagctgCTCAGGGCGCTGGAGAGCACCACCCCTTCTCGCCGCATAG GGTTTGGCTCCTTCGTGGACAAGACGGTGCTGCCCTTTGTCAACACACACCCTGAGAAGCTGAAGAACCCCTGCCCCAATAAGGACAATCAATGCCAGCCTCCCTTTGCCTTCAAGCACATCCTCTCGCTGACCGACAACGCCAAGAAGTTTGAAAGCGAAGTGGGGAAGCAGTTTATCTCGGGAAACCTGGATGCCCCAGAGGGGGGGCTGGATGCAATGCTGCAGGCAGCGGTGTGTGGG GACTTGATTGGCTGGCGCAATGTGACCCGCTTGCTGGTATATGCTACTGATGACGGCTTCCACTTCGCCGGCGACGGCAAGCTTGGGGCCATCCTGACCCCCAATGACGGCAAGTGCCACTTGGAGGACAACATGTACAAAAAGAGCAATGAGTTT GACTACCCATCTGTAGGCCAGCTGGTCCAGAAACTTGCTGAAAACAACATTCAGCCCATTTTTGCTGTCACCAGTAAGGTGGTGGACATTTACAAG AAACTCAGTGAGCTGATTCCAAAGTCAGCAGTGGGAGAGCTGAACGAGGACTCCAGCAACATCATTGAACTCATCCAGGTGGCCTACAAC AACCTCTCCTCGCGAATCATCTTGGACCACTCCACCCTGCCGGACATCCTGGATGTCAAATATGACTCCACATGCAGTAATGGCAAGGTCGTCATGGATGAAGTGAGAGGGCAGTGTGATGATGTCAAGATCAACCATGAG GTCACCTTCAAAGTGAAGGTCACAGCCAAGAAGTGCATCAAAAGGCAGTCCTTCACCATCCGGCCGCTGGGCTTCACAGACACCCTCACCATCCACCTGGACAGCAACTGCGACTGCAACTGCACCAAGCAGTCTGACCCAACTGCCTGCAATGGGAAAGGCAGCATTGTCTGTGGGATTTGCAG CTGCAATTTGGGCTACACAGGCAAGAACTGCGAGTGCGAAACCAAAGGCAAGAccagcaaggagctggagggTAGCTGCCGGAAGGACAACAGCTCAGTCATCTGCTCGGGGCTGGGAGACTGTGTGTGTGGGCAGTGCATCTGCCACACCAGCGACGTGCCCGACAAGCAGATCTACGGCACCTTCTGCGAGTGCGACAACATGAACTGCGAGTTTCACGACGGTGCCCTTTGTGGTGGCAAAG AACGTGGGAGATGTGACTGCGGGGAGTGCAAGTGCCTGCCTGAGTACCAGGGCAGCGCCTGCCAGTGCAAGAAATCAACGGAAGGCTGCTTGAACATCCACGGCAACGAGTGCAGTCATCGTGGGACCTGCCACTGCAACCACTGCCAGTGCCTGGGGGGATACCAGCCCCCCTTCTGCCAGGACTGCCCTGGCTGCCCCTCACCCTGTGGCAGATATGT CTCATGCGTGGAGTGCAAGACCTTCTTTAGTGGCCCGTTTGAGAAGAACTGCTCCCAGGCCTGCTCCAAAATCCAGGTGGTCAAGGAGTTGAAAGGGGTGAGCAAGCAGTGCAGGGAGAAGGACTCCCAGAACTGCTGGATCTCCTTCCGCATGGTCCAGGAGGATGGCGAGGAGACATACACTGTCACCGTCAATCCTGAAAAAG AGTGCCCAGAGCCTCCCAACATCGCACTGATTGTGGGAGGAACTGTTGCCGGTGTGGCCCTCATCGGTCTGGTGCTCCTGATGATCTGGCGGCTCTTGACGGAGCTGTTTGACCGCCGGGAATACCGCCGGTTCGAGAAGGAGAAATCCAAAGCCAAGTGGAACGAA gCTGATAACCCCCTCTTTAAGAGTGCCACCACCACGGTTGTGAACCCCAGGTTCGATGGGCAGTGA